The following coding sequences lie in one Hyphobacterium sp. CCMP332 genomic window:
- a CDS encoding ABC transporter ATP-binding protein codes for MLTVDSVVKTFGRRTAVDRVSFELATGEVLGFLGPNGAGKTTVMRMIAGRLEPDGGQVRVGTHDMVQDRRAGQRLVGYLPEGAPAYRTMTPREFVGFCLSARGHSGAQLRNARELALERARLGPEAGQQIGTLSKGYTRRAALAAAIAHDPPLLVLDEPTDGLDPNQKHEVRALIREMAVDKAIIVSTHILEEVPAVCSRVIVIDKGCILVDENPGEFAGRARSGRLDDAFRSLTRTIDKASA; via the coding sequence ATGCTGACCGTTGACTCAGTGGTCAAAACATTCGGGCGCCGCACTGCGGTCGATCGCGTCAGTTTCGAACTCGCGACGGGAGAAGTGCTGGGCTTCCTCGGACCCAATGGCGCCGGCAAGACGACCGTCATGCGCATGATTGCCGGACGTCTCGAGCCCGATGGCGGACAGGTCCGCGTTGGTACGCATGACATGGTGCAGGATCGCCGGGCAGGACAGAGACTGGTGGGTTATCTGCCTGAAGGCGCGCCGGCCTATCGCACGATGACACCGCGGGAATTTGTCGGCTTCTGCCTGTCTGCGCGCGGGCATTCCGGCGCGCAATTGCGCAACGCCCGCGAGCTGGCGCTGGAGCGCGCCCGGCTCGGGCCCGAGGCTGGTCAGCAAATCGGTACACTTTCGAAAGGCTATACGCGGCGCGCTGCCCTCGCCGCTGCCATCGCGCATGATCCGCCCCTATTGGTGCTGGATGAACCGACAGACGGTCTCGACCCCAATCAGAAGCATGAAGTGCGCGCCCTGATCCGCGAAATGGCGGTCGACAAGGCGATCATCGTTTCGACCCATATTCTGGAGGAAGTGCCGGCGGTCTGCAGCCGCGTGATCGTCATCGACAAGGGCTGTATCCTGGTAGACGAGAATCCCGGCGAGTTTGCGGGCCGTGCACGGTCCGGCCGGCTGGATGATGCCTTCAGATCATTGACCCGGACCATCGACAAGGCGAGCGCATGA
- a CDS encoding DUF2794 domain-containing protein, whose protein sequence is MSVSAREDTVMFARPELDAILSVYGRLVASGDCKDYAIDGLSDRAVFSIFRRTSEFPLYRIEKTPANAKKQGAWKILAPGGAILKRGHELGPLLKYFDRKRFRIVE, encoded by the coding sequence ATGTCAGTTTCGGCCCGCGAAGACACCGTCATGTTTGCCCGCCCCGAACTAGATGCCATCCTCAGCGTTTACGGACGGCTCGTGGCCAGCGGCGATTGCAAGGACTACGCGATAGACGGGCTGTCAGACCGCGCCGTCTTCTCCATCTTCCGCCGCACCAGCGAGTTTCCGCTCTACCGCATCGAGAAAACACCCGCGAATGCCAAAAAGCAGGGTGCGTGGAAAATCCTGGCCCCGGGCGGTGCCATTCTCAAGCGCGGCCACGAACTCGGGCCGCTTCTCAAATATTTCGACAGGAAGCGATTCCGGATCGTAGAATAA
- a CDS encoding Bax inhibitor-1/YccA family protein, which produces MNDSYRGYANAAGTMDMSVDAGLRSFMLGVYNKLGLGLFVSGLLALATAYVPAVQQLFFVVNESGQLAGVTPLGMIVQFLPLALIFGSMFFMKNPTASGSGLLYWAVVASIGASLGVVFLIYTATSVATTFFVTAAAFGGLSLFGYTTKRNLTAMGSFLIMGVIGLIIAMVVNMFLQSEMMAFIISAIGVLVFSGLIAFDTQRLKGTYYALGGDQAQMAVATNFGALSLYINFVNLFQFLLMFLGGRE; this is translated from the coding sequence ATGAATGACAGCTATCGTGGTTATGCAAACGCCGCCGGTACGATGGATATGTCCGTCGATGCCGGGCTGCGCAGCTTCATGCTCGGCGTCTACAACAAACTCGGGCTCGGACTTTTTGTGTCCGGCCTGCTGGCCCTGGCGACGGCTTATGTTCCGGCCGTCCAGCAATTATTCTTTGTGGTCAACGAATCCGGCCAGCTGGCCGGCGTCACACCGCTGGGCATGATCGTCCAGTTCCTGCCGCTGGCGCTGATCTTCGGCTCCATGTTCTTCATGAAGAACCCGACCGCGTCGGGATCCGGTCTGCTTTACTGGGCCGTTGTGGCCTCGATCGGTGCCTCGCTGGGCGTGGTCTTCCTGATCTACACCGCGACCAGTGTGGCCACGACTTTCTTCGTGACCGCTGCGGCTTTTGGTGGCCTCTCGCTTTTCGGCTACACGACAAAGCGGAATCTGACCGCCATGGGCAGCTTCCTGATCATGGGCGTGATCGGCCTGATCATTGCCATGGTCGTGAACATGTTCCTGCAAAGCGAAATGATGGCCTTCATCATCTCCGCGATTGGCGTGCTTGTGTTCTCCGGCCTGATCGCATTCGATACGCAACGCCTGAAAGGCACGTATTACGCGCTGGGTGGTGATCAGGCTCAGATGGCCGTGGCCACCAATTTCGGCGCGCTGTCCCTCTACATCAACTTCGTGAACCTGTTCCAGTTCCTGCTGATGTTCCTCGGTGGCCGCGAATAG
- the thpR gene encoding RNA 2',3'-cyclic phosphodiesterase, with translation MKRVYPDPMPLRLFAALPLPDGITECLTGLQLGVPGADWRQKEALHLTLSFFGNVDNEAAEALDHELARIHCKPFDLSIRGAGHFGREEPRALWMGIDAHPSLLLLSHACERAARRAGLNIEKRSFIPHITLAYLHETPLSPIQAFERRHALFRSPDWRADRFYLYSSWKGGRGDNPYRIEAEYPLA, from the coding sequence ATGAAACGCGTCTATCCTGACCCCATGCCGCTACGCCTCTTTGCCGCCCTGCCCTTGCCTGACGGGATCACCGAATGCCTGACCGGATTGCAGCTGGGTGTACCCGGTGCGGACTGGCGCCAGAAAGAGGCGCTGCATCTCACCCTCAGCTTTTTCGGCAATGTAGACAATGAGGCCGCCGAAGCGCTTGATCATGAACTGGCCCGCATCCACTGCAAGCCGTTTGATCTTTCCATCAGGGGCGCTGGCCATTTTGGCCGCGAGGAGCCCCGCGCCCTCTGGATGGGCATAGACGCCCATCCGTCGCTGTTATTGCTCTCTCACGCCTGTGAACGGGCGGCACGGCGCGCCGGTTTGAACATCGAAAAGCGGAGCTTCATCCCGCACATCACCCTGGCCTATCTGCATGAAACACCGCTCAGCCCCATTCAGGCCTTCGAACGCCGGCACGCATTGTTTCGAAGTCCGGACTGGCGGGCGGACCGATTTTATCTCTATTCGTCCTGGAAGGGCGGGCGTGGCGATAATCCCTACCGGATCGAGGCCGAATATCCGCTGGCCTAG
- a CDS encoding isoprenylcysteine carboxylmethyltransferase family protein, which translates to MKPVIPPPVILIFFIGIALGIDVFSPFDLLLGQSRLPLALVFGGVGVLIAVLGVLQFQKHKTTINPHKIDKAKALVTGGVYRFTRNPMYLGMLLVLIGVVFYSRDVLALVTLPGFVVTLNRLQIQLEERALRAMFGDAFEAYCARTRRWI; encoded by the coding sequence ATGAAGCCCGTTATCCCGCCGCCCGTCATCCTGATCTTCTTTATCGGTATTGCGCTGGGAATTGATGTTTTCTCGCCGTTTGATCTCCTGCTGGGACAATCCCGCTTGCCGCTGGCACTGGTATTTGGCGGTGTGGGCGTTCTGATCGCGGTGCTCGGCGTTCTGCAATTTCAAAAGCACAAGACCACGATCAATCCGCACAAGATTGACAAGGCCAAAGCGCTGGTCACCGGCGGCGTCTACCGCTTTACGCGCAATCCCATGTATCTCGGCATGCTGCTCGTGTTGATTGGCGTGGTTTTCTATTCCCGTGATGTGTTGGCTCTGGTGACCTTGCCGGGCTTTGTCGTCACGCTGAACCGCTTGCAGATTCAGCTGGAGGAGCGCGCCCTGAGGGCGATGTTCGGGGATGCGTTCGAGGCGTATTGCGCGCGCACGCGGCGCTGGATCTAG
- a CDS encoding histidine phosphatase family protein yields MRHLDSPAFGETSVRAAQWRTALLAVATIALGFVFSASALADDSFDRPALLMAADEGTRADIGLADRHILIVRHARKAEESCNALDCPLGDTGLAMVARLNELLGDPDFDAVYSSGACRTYETALPAGDVIQHAAAASAPALCGGGTAARTREDAIAEAIGSDARWSFVAEHSNTSCNWIAAIAGADALAGTLCESGQLTSADYGDVFWLYRIAGEWRVEVLEGIFDVAG; encoded by the coding sequence ATGAGACATCTCGACAGCCCGGCGTTCGGAGAGACGTCAGTCCGCGCAGCGCAATGGCGCACGGCTCTTTTAGCCGTTGCGACAATTGCGCTTGGATTCGTATTTTCCGCGTCTGCGCTCGCGGATGACAGCTTTGACCGTCCGGCCCTGTTGATGGCGGCCGATGAGGGAACGCGTGCCGATATCGGGTTGGCAGATCGTCATATCCTGATCGTGCGCCATGCCCGCAAGGCCGAGGAGTCCTGCAATGCGCTGGATTGTCCGCTCGGCGATACCGGCCTGGCAATGGTGGCGCGCCTGAACGAGCTGCTTGGCGACCCCGACTTCGATGCGGTCTATTCATCCGGGGCTTGCCGGACCTATGAGACAGCGTTGCCGGCGGGAGACGTCATTCAACACGCCGCTGCCGCGTCCGCGCCCGCCCTGTGTGGTGGCGGAACGGCCGCGCGTACTCGTGAAGACGCGATCGCCGAAGCGATCGGTTCCGATGCGCGCTGGAGTTTCGTCGCAGAGCATTCCAATACCAGCTGCAACTGGATTGCGGCGATCGCCGGTGCCGACGCGCTCGCCGGAACGCTGTGCGAGAGCGGGCAGCTCACGTCTGCCGATTATGGCGATGTTTTCTGGCTTTACCGCATTGCGGGTGAATGGCGGGTCGAAGTGCTTGAGGGCATTTTCGACGTCGCCGGATAG
- the gyrB gene encoding DNA topoisomerase (ATP-hydrolyzing) subunit B yields MSEEQNQDYAAGSIKVLKGLDAVRKRPGMYIGDTDDGSGLHHMVYEVVDNAIDEALAGHADEVRVTLHADGSASVSDNGRGIPVDMHEGEGVSAAQVIMTQLHAGGKFDQNSYKVSGGLHGVGVSVVNALSEWLDLRIWRNGKTHEMRFLMGDPQNGEDLKIVGDAPDAKGRKLTGTEVRFMPSDTIFTNIEFKRETLIHRLRELAFLNSGVLILFRDKRDDEGFEERLFYEGGVAAFVEHLDRAKTPIFTPPVLISGEREGVTVEAALEWNDSYHENVLCFTNNIPQRDGGTHLAGFRGALTRVINTYAASSGLAAKSKVTITGDDAREGLTCVLSVKVPDPKFSSQTKDKLVSSEVRPAVEGTCYEMLSQWFEEHPNEARQIVGKIIEAAAAREAARKARELTRRKSALDIASLPGKLADCQEKDPSKSELFIVEGDSAGGSAKQGRAREFQAVLPLRGKILNVERARFDKMLSSEQVGTLITALGAGIGRDQLDLDKLRYHKVVIMTDADVDGAHIRTLLLTFFYRQMPELITRGHLYIAQPPLYKITRGRSERYVKDQAEMDSYLIEEGCSDALLKLANGSTIGGADLADRVEKARLVKLALVRMAARAPVFAAEAAALAGAMVPDVSQEAADKAAGILNRFAEEGEDNWTATLTDDHALVFKRDVRGVTETAILEESLRVSPEARRLSDRAIAIASDFVGPANYVTKTVDTVIYTPTQLMAAVTAAGAKGMKIQRYKGLGEMNAEQLWETTLDPDARSLLQVKIEELAEADDLFSKLMGDLVEPRRDFITTHALEAEVDV; encoded by the coding sequence ATGAGCGAAGAACAAAATCAGGATTACGCAGCCGGCTCCATCAAGGTCCTCAAGGGACTGGATGCCGTCCGCAAGCGCCCCGGCATGTATATCGGTGACACCGATGACGGATCCGGGCTTCATCACATGGTTTATGAAGTGGTGGATAACGCCATCGACGAAGCGCTCGCGGGCCATGCTGACGAGGTCCGGGTGACGTTGCACGCCGACGGGTCTGCCAGCGTGTCGGATAATGGCCGCGGCATTCCGGTGGACATGCATGAGGGCGAGGGCGTTTCGGCGGCTCAGGTCATCATGACCCAGCTCCATGCGGGCGGAAAGTTTGACCAGAATTCCTACAAGGTATCCGGCGGTCTCCACGGTGTGGGTGTGTCTGTTGTGAACGCCCTGTCGGAATGGCTCGACCTGCGTATCTGGCGTAATGGCAAGACGCATGAAATGCGCTTTTTGATGGGCGATCCGCAAAATGGCGAAGATCTGAAGATTGTCGGCGATGCACCGGATGCCAAAGGCAGGAAGCTGACGGGAACCGAAGTCCGCTTCATGCCATCCGATACCATTTTCACCAATATCGAATTCAAGCGGGAAACGCTGATCCACCGCCTGCGCGAGCTGGCTTTCCTGAATTCCGGTGTGCTGATCCTGTTCCGCGACAAGCGCGATGATGAGGGATTTGAAGAGCGGCTTTTCTACGAGGGGGGCGTCGCGGCGTTTGTCGAGCACCTGGATCGCGCCAAAACGCCGATCTTCACGCCGCCGGTGCTGATTTCCGGCGAGCGCGAGGGTGTCACGGTCGAGGCCGCGCTGGAATGGAATGACAGCTATCACGAGAATGTCTTGTGCTTCACCAATAACATTCCGCAGCGCGATGGTGGCACCCACCTCGCGGGGTTCCGGGGAGCGCTAACGCGTGTGATCAATACCTATGCGGCCTCCTCTGGCCTGGCGGCGAAGTCAAAAGTCACCATTACCGGCGATGATGCGCGCGAGGGTCTGACCTGCGTTCTGTCGGTCAAGGTGCCCGATCCGAAATTCTCGTCACAGACCAAGGACAAGCTGGTCTCCTCGGAAGTCCGCCCGGCGGTTGAGGGCACGTGTTATGAAATGCTGTCCCAATGGTTTGAAGAACATCCCAATGAGGCCAGGCAGATTGTGGGCAAGATCATCGAGGCCGCCGCCGCGCGGGAAGCGGCGCGCAAGGCCCGTGAGCTGACGCGCCGGAAATCGGCGCTGGATATTGCGTCCTTGCCCGGAAAGCTGGCCGATTGTCAGGAAAAAGACCCGTCGAAATCCGAACTCTTCATCGTCGAGGGTGATTCCGCTGGCGGCTCGGCCAAGCAGGGCCGCGCGCGTGAATTCCAGGCCGTTCTGCCGCTGCGCGGCAAGATCCTGAATGTCGAGCGGGCCCGATTTGATAAAATGCTGTCCTCGGAACAGGTGGGGACGCTGATTACGGCTTTGGGGGCCGGGATTGGCCGCGATCAGCTCGATCTGGACAAGCTGCGCTACCACAAGGTCGTGATCATGACCGACGCCGATGTCGATGGCGCGCATATCCGGACGCTGTTGTTGACCTTCTTCTATCGTCAGATGCCCGAGCTCATTACGCGCGGACACCTCTATATCGCCCAGCCGCCGCTTTATAAAATCACCCGTGGCCGGTCAGAGCGGTATGTAAAGGACCAGGCGGAGATGGACTCCTATCTGATCGAGGAGGGCTGCTCTGACGCCCTGCTGAAGCTGGCCAACGGGTCAACGATCGGTGGTGCCGATCTCGCGGACCGTGTGGAGAAGGCCCGGCTGGTCAAGCTGGCGCTGGTCCGCATGGCGGCGCGAGCGCCGGTATTCGCTGCGGAAGCCGCCGCATTGGCCGGTGCCATGGTGCCTGATGTTTCGCAGGAGGCCGCGGACAAGGCGGCGGGCATTCTCAATCGCTTCGCGGAAGAGGGTGAGGACAACTGGACGGCGACGCTGACCGACGATCACGCCCTTGTCTTCAAACGCGATGTTCGCGGCGTGACGGAAACCGCGATACTCGAAGAATCGCTGCGTGTTTCTCCGGAGGCGCGGCGTTTGTCGGACCGGGCTATTGCCATTGCAAGTGATTTTGTCGGGCCGGCCAACTATGTCACCAAGACCGTTGATACGGTGATCTATACGCCGACACAGTTGATGGCCGCCGTCACTGCGGCAGGTGCCAAGGGCATGAAAATTCAGCGCTATAAAGGGCTGGGCGAGATGAATGCCGAACAGCTCTGGGAGACGACACTGGACCCGGATGCCCGGTCTCTTCTTCAGGTCAAAATTGAAGAACTGGCTGAAGCGGATGATCTCTTCTCCAAGCTGATGGGTGATCTCGTCGAGCCACGGCGCGATTTCATTACCACTCACGCGCTTGAAGCCGAGGTGGATGTATAA
- a CDS encoding LysE family translocator, translated as MPIESLLLFAAALLVLFFTPGPGNVAMVARTLDAGPAHGFVYGGGIITGDIFWFTVAVTGLTAVADRIGPAAWVFKIIGVGILLWFAWNAFQSFRHPKVALLKKPTRMGLAATYMAGVAMPLTNPKPIIFYLTLLPSFFDLSRVDVPAWLAMVSIMLAMYLLTAGVHVGLAHRARNWLQEKGVKRWADALTAAVMLGIAILLVLR; from the coding sequence ATGCCGATTGAAAGCCTGCTCCTTTTCGCGGCCGCGCTGCTCGTATTGTTCTTTACGCCCGGTCCCGGCAATGTCGCCATGGTGGCGCGGACGCTGGATGCCGGTCCGGCGCATGGCTTTGTCTATGGCGGCGGCATCATCACCGGCGACATTTTCTGGTTCACCGTCGCGGTCACAGGCCTGACGGCGGTCGCGGATCGTATCGGTCCGGCGGCCTGGGTCTTCAAGATTATCGGCGTGGGGATATTGCTGTGGTTTGCGTGGAACGCTTTCCAGTCGTTTCGCCATCCGAAAGTTGCGCTCCTGAAAAAACCGACGCGCATGGGACTGGCCGCGACCTATATGGCGGGCGTTGCCATGCCTTTGACCAACCCCAAGCCGATCATCTTCTATCTGACCCTCCTGCCCAGCTTTTTTGACCTGAGCCGGGTGGACGTACCCGCCTGGCTGGCCATGGTTTCCATCATGCTGGCCATGTATCTGCTGACCGCCGGCGTTCATGTCGGCCTGGCCCACAGGGCCCGGAACTGGTTGCAGGAAAAGGGCGTCAAACGCTGGGCCGATGCCCTCACAGCGGCGGTTATGCTGGGTATCGCGATCCTTCTTGTTTTGCGTTGA
- the recF gene encoding DNA replication/repair protein RecF, which translates to MTRNVAALKRLRLTDFRNFETLDLDLDARPVCLAGPNGSGKTNILEAISLLAPGRGLRGAETEEPLKRDGDRVAPAWAVFAETLSESGDEATLASGLLDGGRRQTRMDGKAASRGDLARRLPMIALLPEHDRIFAGPRSDRLKFFDRLVAASEPSHGETLGAYEKLRSRRQRLLDQGRADPVWLDALETDMAGHGVALAAGRLHALARLQAAIDTANDSAFPKADLALDGLIEAALADGAEIRAAEDLLINALAEGRGRDAAAGRTLTRGPHRSDLTGRHREKDQLASRCSTGEQKALIIRLVLAQAQSLASRGGVIPVLLLDEACAHLDEIRREGLAAALLELGAQAWLTGVEASLFSAFGDQAQHFAVAQGRISVEARPHAD; encoded by the coding sequence GTGACCCGGAACGTCGCCGCTCTCAAGCGGCTGCGGCTCACTGATTTCCGCAATTTCGAAACGCTCGATCTTGATCTCGATGCGCGGCCGGTTTGCCTGGCCGGGCCCAATGGCTCGGGAAAGACCAATATTCTTGAAGCCATATCCCTGCTGGCGCCGGGCAGAGGGCTGCGCGGGGCCGAAACAGAGGAACCGCTAAAGCGGGATGGTGATCGCGTGGCTCCGGCGTGGGCGGTGTTTGCTGAAACCCTTTCGGAAAGCGGTGATGAAGCGACGCTGGCGTCCGGGCTTCTGGACGGTGGCCGGCGGCAAACCCGTATGGATGGAAAGGCCGCATCGCGGGGTGACCTCGCGCGCCGTCTGCCAATGATTGCGCTGTTGCCGGAACATGACCGCATATTTGCCGGGCCACGGTCGGACCGGTTAAAGTTTTTTGACCGTCTCGTGGCCGCCAGCGAGCCATCACATGGAGAGACGCTCGGCGCTTATGAAAAGCTGCGGTCGCGGCGTCAACGGCTTCTGGATCAGGGCCGCGCGGATCCGGTCTGGCTGGACGCTCTGGAAACGGACATGGCCGGGCATGGGGTTGCGCTGGCCGCCGGGCGGCTTCATGCGCTGGCCCGACTGCAGGCGGCGATTGATACCGCGAATGACAGTGCGTTTCCCAAGGCCGATCTGGCTCTGGACGGGCTGATCGAAGCGGCGCTGGCCGACGGCGCCGAAATCCGCGCCGCCGAAGACCTGCTGATCAACGCACTCGCTGAGGGCCGGGGCCGGGATGCGGCTGCGGGACGGACGCTGACGCGGGGCCCCCATCGCAGCGATCTGACGGGCCGTCATCGCGAGAAGGACCAATTGGCATCACGGTGTTCAACCGGAGAGCAAAAGGCGCTGATCATCCGCCTGGTGCTGGCGCAGGCGCAGTCGCTGGCGTCGCGCGGCGGGGTGATCCCGGTTCTGCTTCTGGATGAAGCCTGCGCGCATCTTGATGAAATACGCCGCGAGGGACTGGCCGCCGCTCTTCTGGAGCTGGGTGCTCAGGCCTGGCTGACCGGTGTCGAGGCGAGCCTGTTTTCCGCTTTTGGCGATCAGGCTCAGCATTTCGCGGTCGCACAGGGCCGGATTTCGGTCGAGGCCCGGCCCCATGCCGATTGA
- the dnaN gene encoding DNA polymerase III subunit beta — protein sequence MKLTIERAALLKALGHVQAVVERRNTIPILSNVLITAGSSGASFAATDLDMEIQESAAAQVEREGMATAPAHTLYEIARKLPEGADVTLELDGDDPRLSLKAGRSSFSLPSLPPGDFPMMPSEDLQHAFELEAGALARIIDKTRFAVSTEETRYYLNGIHLHAADEKGRKTLRAVATDGHRLALSECDLPDGAGGMPAVIVPRKTVQEARRLLEDADDDIRISVSDGKIRFGFGRAVLTSKLIDGSFPDYERVIPRGNEKMMSVENKRFAEAVDRVATISIEKSRSVKLSLDDGTLTLAVNNPESGQATEEVPVDSKEGGFAIGFNARYILDVAGQIEGEFAQFHFADPASPTLVTDSGDADSLYVLMPLRV from the coding sequence ATGAAACTCACGATCGAACGCGCAGCTCTTCTCAAGGCTCTGGGTCACGTTCAGGCTGTCGTTGAACGCCGGAATACGATCCCCATCCTGTCCAATGTCCTGATTACGGCCGGTTCGAGCGGCGCGAGTTTTGCCGCGACCGACCTCGACATGGAAATCCAGGAAAGCGCGGCCGCACAGGTTGAACGCGAAGGTATGGCCACGGCGCCTGCCCACACGCTCTACGAAATTGCCCGCAAACTGCCTGAAGGCGCAGATGTCACGCTTGAGCTGGACGGCGACGATCCCCGCCTCAGCCTGAAGGCGGGCCGGTCGAGCTTTTCGCTCCCCTCCCTGCCGCCGGGCGACTTCCCGATGATGCCGTCAGAAGATCTGCAGCATGCCTTCGAGCTGGAAGCCGGCGCGCTGGCGCGGATTATCGACAAGACGCGGTTTGCCGTTTCGACAGAAGAAACGCGGTATTATCTCAACGGGATTCATCTCCATGCGGCTGATGAAAAGGGCCGTAAAACCCTGCGGGCGGTGGCGACGGATGGCCATCGCCTGGCATTGTCGGAATGTGATCTGCCCGATGGCGCGGGCGGTATGCCTGCGGTGATCGTGCCGCGCAAAACGGTTCAGGAGGCCCGCCGTCTTCTGGAGGATGCCGATGACGATATCCGCATTTCCGTTTCCGACGGCAAGATTCGCTTCGGCTTCGGCCGTGCGGTGCTGACGTCAAAGCTGATCGACGGTTCCTTCCCGGATTATGAGCGGGTGATCCCGCGCGGGAATGAGAAAATGATGTCGGTCGAGAACAAGCGGTTTGCCGAGGCGGTCGACCGCGTGGCTACGATTTCGATCGAGAAGTCCCGTTCGGTCAAACTGTCTCTGGATGACGGCACGCTGACTTTGGCGGTCAACAACCCGGAATCCGGTCAGGCCACTGAAGAGGTGCCCGTCGACAGCAAGGAGGGCGGCTTCGCAATCGGTTTCAATGCGCGCTATATTCTCGACGTCGCAGGGCAAATCGAAGGTGAATTTGCGCAATTCCACTTTGCCGATCCGGCCTCACCGACGCTGGTGACCGATTCCGGTGATGCGGATTCGCTATACGTGCTGATGCCGCTCCGCGTGTGA
- the dnaA gene encoding chromosomal replication initiator protein DnaA yields the protein MKTAGAVWREVRAHLRREYGDTVFSSNMARLRVREEADGGLLVIAPSRFYRDWVEDHAGARLRALWTQLDPANRAIQLLAEEDVVPSPVVAISMTGEAASRQPTTETKPRAVSERFTFDTFMVGPSNEMASAASRAIVNASPSPFNPAFFYGDYGVGKTHLLNAIAHSVELGGARRKALYLTAEEFLSGFVSAMRKKDTIGFKESVRRVDVLLIDDVHFIAGKPKTEDEFLHTVASLIADEKQVVLASHLPPSELNVTDQRLASLLKGGFACELRKPDLDLRRKILDCKIAQAGCHYPELAVPETVRDFLAARMTASARELEGVLNNVIGRTALLGRPVTMEAVEAALRELSIVSERRVTVDVIQKAVAERFGVKVADILSKRRTKTVVKPRHVAMYLAKTMTTRSLPDIGRRFGDRDHSTVIHAVNKISDLIKAGDPVKDEIESLSEEIRG from the coding sequence ATGAAGACTGCGGGGGCTGTCTGGCGCGAGGTGCGTGCGCATCTTCGCCGTGAGTACGGCGATACGGTTTTTTCATCGAATATGGCCCGTTTGAGGGTTCGCGAAGAGGCGGATGGTGGTCTGCTGGTTATCGCGCCGAGCCGGTTTTACCGGGACTGGGTCGAGGACCATGCGGGCGCGCGTTTGCGGGCACTCTGGACGCAGCTGGATCCCGCGAACCGTGCAATCCAGCTTCTCGCCGAGGAAGATGTCGTGCCCAGCCCGGTTGTCGCGATTTCGATGACCGGGGAGGCGGCGTCACGTCAGCCCACTACGGAAACAAAACCACGTGCAGTCAGTGAGCGTTTCACTTTTGACACCTTCATGGTGGGGCCATCGAACGAGATGGCGTCGGCGGCCTCGCGGGCCATCGTCAACGCCTCGCCCTCACCGTTCAACCCGGCCTTCTTTTATGGCGACTACGGGGTCGGCAAGACCCACCTTCTGAATGCCATTGCGCATTCGGTCGAACTGGGCGGCGCCCGGCGCAAAGCCCTTTATCTGACGGCGGAGGAATTCCTGTCCGGCTTTGTTTCGGCGATGCGCAAGAAAGATACGATCGGTTTCAAGGAATCCGTCCGCCGCGTGGACGTGCTTCTGATTGACGACGTGCATTTCATTGCCGGCAAGCCGAAGACCGAGGACGAATTCCTGCACACGGTGGCGTCACTGATCGCCGACGAGAAGCAGGTAGTTCTGGCGTCACATCTTCCTCCGTCGGAGCTGAATGTCACGGATCAGCGTCTGGCCTCGCTGCTCAAGGGCGGTTTTGCCTGTGAGCTGCGCAAGCCGGATCTCGATCTGCGGCGCAAGATACTTGATTGCAAGATTGCCCAGGCCGGTTGTCATTATCCCGAACTTGCCGTTCCCGAGACGGTTCGCGATTTTCTGGCGGCGCGGATGACGGCCAGTGCGCGCGAGCTGGAAGGTGTGCTGAACAATGTGATCGGCCGGACCGCCTTGCTGGGGCGTCCCGTGACGATGGAAGCCGTTGAAGCGGCCTTGCGTGAATTGTCGATTGTCTCGGAACGGCGCGTGACGGTGGATGTCATCCAGAAGGCAGTCGCGGAACGCTTTGGCGTGAAGGTGGCGGACATTTTGTCCAAGCGCCGGACCAAGACCGTGGTCAAGCCGCGTCACGTTGCCATGTATCTGGCCAAGACCATGACAACGCGGTCCCTGCCCGATATCGGCCGCCGGTTTGGCGATCGCGATCACTCCACGGTCATTCACGCCGTCAACAAGATCAGCGATCTGATCAAGGCCGGTGACCCGGTGAAAGACGAGATAGAAAGTCTGTCCGAAGAGATTCGCGGCTGA
- the rpsT gene encoding 30S ribosomal protein S20 produces the protein MANTASAKKMVRKIARRTAINKSRRSRVRTFIKKVDVAIAAGDSGKAREALVKAESEMMRAVTKGVFHKNTASRKISRMSARVKSLSA, from the coding sequence ATGGCGAATACGGCCTCTGCCAAGAAAATGGTGCGCAAGATTGCTCGCCGCACCGCGATCAACAAATCCCGTCGCTCGCGCGTTCGGACCTTTATCAAGAAGGTTGACGTGGCGATTGCTGCCGGCGACTCCGGGAAGGCCCGCGAGGCTCTGGTCAAGGCGGAATCAGAAATGATGCGCGCGGTGACCAAAGGCGTGTTTCACAAGAATACGGCATCGCGCAAGATTTCGCGCATGTCGGCTCGCGTGAAGTCGCTCTCGGCCTAA